The genomic stretch CATTTAGTCTGACCTACCATTTCTGTTAGCCCTCCTGTTTAATGCCTTTGGCCTTATATTCTTGACAGAAGTTTACTCTTTCTATTTCCCCCATGTGTTTAATACTTCGCATAATATTCTTGGCATGATTTTCCCAATGTTTGTCCAGTTTGGAGTGTAAAACTGTACTTCTTTCTTGCTAAGAATCATGTGAAACTGAAATCTCTTGATCTGTTATCTGTGCTACACTTGCTTCTAATCTTTCTATCCCAGCAAAATTATTGAGGCACTCTGTAAAAGCTGAAACAAAGATGCTATTTGTTTATTAATTCATGAGCATGAATTTCATTCGTAACAAGTTTGGAATTTAAGTCCTTAATCATCTTATGAAACATTTGCCTTGACTTGTGGAGGCGTCACATTTTCAAATAAGCCTGTACTCTGACTGCTTCATGGGGAAATGGCTTAGTGGATGAGAccttctcaaggactgaacTAGATCACGTCCTTTTCATTTTTGACATGGCGTACACCGAGACCTTGGTATGATCCATCAGGACAGTTAAGTTTTACAGAGGCAACGTTCAAATTTCTTAGTCTGTTTGGGTTCACATGTTTTAACATAGCATGCACCGCAAGATATTCAATTTGGCATGACCTATTTACAGCTTTAGATCGAATGATCCCCTGTACCTGTACTTGCTATTTATTCTAGAAAACGTGAACTTTCTTTTGAGTACAGAATTACAAGCCATCATTTGAACAGGCAGCTTAGCCTAAAAATGTAAAACAATGTTATATTTCACATAGGGATATGAAGAAGGGATAAACATCAAGTTGACGGACAACCACTGTCATTGTTTTTATGTAGAATACAATATGGATTTGATTCCATACTTTTTGGTGACATTATTTGTCAAAGCCTCAAAGGTAGCAGTTGAACAATTTGATCAATAATTCAAACATATTTGGTTTGTATTTAGTactgttttttttctctttccctTCGCAATGTTACAAAGAACGGAGAATACACAGAGGGAGCAAGGGGTTAAGTTATTCCCCATTCTCATTTCTTCTTTGGTTATGCCTTGTTAAGTGAACCAGGCAAGGCTCCTAAAGCCTCTGACAGCCTTTGTTACTTTTGCTTTTGTATTCTTTCTATATATCCTATAGTAGTTGTTTATGTACCTTTTGATGGTAGGGATAATCCTACATTCCTACTAGGaccttttttttattgaaatCATCCAGTTCTGCGCCAGAACATAATGGATCTTTTTTTCTTAAACTATGCAAAGTTTTGACCTATAGTTTTCCCAATGTTGAAGGCAATGTTACTACCTTTGATTTAGTTCATTGATGAATTATTATGTATGATTTATGGATCATTGCATGCATATATGCTATCTTTCTACAACAAAATCTATACACTCATCTGGCACAAGCCACCTTTGCATATGTTATGCCATTTTCAAATCTATAGAACTGGATAGTACAAATGCACTTATTGTTTGGTAATTTATTCCTATAATCTGCAGTTCATGGATTggatcgaaagaagaaaactactagattTTGAAGAATGTGATTATGCTAGCCATCTTGATTTGATAGCACGGAACCATGGTTTTGAAGCTGCTCAAAAGTACATCGAGAGGGTTCCGGAACCCTTTAGGAATGAGGTGCTCTATGAAACTCTACTTGTTAACTGTGTGTGTCAGGATGATGTCCAGAAGGCACAGCAAGTCTTCAATGAAATAAGGGAACTCTCTTTACCTTTAACTGTCTCTGCTTGCAACCAAATGATATTGCTGTACAAGAGGGTTGCTCGTGGTAAGGTAGCTGACATTCTCATGTTGATGGAAAAGGAAAATATAAAGTTTTCTCGCTTTACATACAAGCTCCTGATTGACTTGAAAGGGCAGTCAAATGACATATTAGGCATGGAGTCAGTCTTAAATACGATGAAGGACAATGGTCTTGAGCCAGATTTTGCCACCCAGACTATGGTTGCTAAATTCTACATATCTGGGGGGCTCACGGAGAAAGCAGAAGAGGTTATCAGGGCTATGGAAGTATATGTAAAGGATAATCGCGAGGCCACCAGGTCTCTTCTTGACCTCTATGCTATTCTTGGCAGGCCAGATGATGTACAGAGAATATGGAATTCATACACCACACCGAAGTTGGAGGACTTCTTGGCTGCTATTGAGGCATGGAGTAAACTTGGACGGATCGAACAAGCGGAGGAGACTTTTGAAGCGCTGGTAAAGACATCACCGAAACTCACTTCCAAGTACTTCAATGCGATGCTGAACGTGTATGCAGAACATAAACTTCTGTCCAAGGGCAAAGAGTTTATAGAATGGATGTTTCTCGAAGGGTGTCCAAGCAGCCCTCTAACCTGGGATGCAATTGTTAAGCTCTATGCGAATTCAGGTGAGTTAGCGAAAGCCGACTCATTTCTGGTGAATGTGACAGAAGAGAATCCTGACAGACATCCCCTTTTCCGCTCGTACATAACCTTACTGAGTGCCTATGCAAAAAAGGGCGACATACATAACTCCGAGAAGATATTTGATAGGCTAAAGCAGATCAGGTACCCAGGGAGGACTCCGCCTTATAATTTGTTACTTGCAGCCTATGCCAGCGCTAAGGTTACACCGTACGGGTTCAGAGAAAGGATGAAAGCTGACAATGTGCGCCCGACCAAGACTGATATAGAATGTTTGAGGCGTCTCGATAACTTGCAAATAACAAGATTATTAGagtgatttttttctttttcatacctTTGCCATGGACCACCCCTGCTCAAAGAAGGTGGCCTGAAGCTTTTAGACTGCAGAATAGAAGAATATACTACCAGGCTGCTGTTGTCTTTCCAGCATGGATTTTGTGCTCCTGGTATGCAGGTGTTGCAAGATTATCAACGTTTTAGGCGAGTTGCTATTTGGAATTGGACCTTCTCCTAACAGTGTCTCTGTTTGGACTATACATGGAAATTGAACAGATAATCTTCAGCTTTAAATCTTTTTAAATTTGCGTTGTGGGTCCTGCTAATGAAATATGTTTTTTATTTGTCAAAATCATTAGGGTGTGTTGTATGAGTGACAATGCTTatgctgaaaaaaaaatggaaaagaggAGATCCTTAGTTTGGGATTCTGGGAGTCATGCTGATAAAATCACTGTATCCAATTTGCACTCAGTTACCACAAATTCCATTTTCATTGAGCTGAGCAGTGAGCCAGCGAAGGTTCGTGACAATTTGCTGCGGGAGGTTCTTTGCAGTTGGGGACGGACTCTGTACACATTGTACAGAACGCTACTACTACTTGAGCAATACGAGGAAACGGCTGGATCTTATTattaaaccaaacaaaaaaaaacactcatgTTTAGGGAACAGCTAAAAGCTTGGGGGTAAAAGTGGAAAAAACCTCCTCGTCTCCTTTCTCCTCTCCTCGCGCGCGCCGCTGCGCTCTCTTCCACCCGCAGCTTATTCTGGTACGTACTGGCGCGGAATGGCGGTCCTCCCGGACCAGATCGATTTCGTAACCCTAGCTTGCCCAGGCGGGTTGTTGAGCATCGATTTAGTTAGGGAATTATTTGTACCGTGGCACTGTAATCTAACTGACCATTCTTACTTCGATTAGGTTCTTCTTCTTGGCCTCGCAAGATCATTCTGCGCAAAGGTGCCCAATCCCCCCGCCCCAGCTGTAGGGAATGTAAGATGACTGTATAGCAATGCCAACATTCTTCTGGTTGCAATTTTGGTTTCGGACCCGAGCCGCGAATTTCCAACATTTGGTTGGTTTTGTCAGGTTGAAGACTGCTTCTATGAGATTGTTGCAAGATGGGGGTTCCCGGCAATCGTCCCAAGCACTGCGATCCGGATATTCTGAAGCTGTTGCCCCTTCGATTCGGAGGTTTTGCTCAGCGCCCGTTGGGAGCCTCACCAACAGCAAAGCTGATGGCGATCCCTTGTATCAGGCTGCCGCTGATCAGCCCCATGACAACTCTGGTTGCGGTAGTGAGCCCAGCCACGGCATCAATGCGGTGTGGAAACAAGTCATGAATCATGGACCTCCTAAGAGGGGCCGCCGTTGGAAGAAATTGCAAGGAAGGGATGGACCTACTGAGGAGGAATGCAATCATGAAAAGCAATTGCCAGGCAGGTATGGACCTTCTCAGAAGGGCCACcatcatgaaaaaaaattgccaGACACGCCCTTCCAACCTCTTCTTTTCCAGACCATATTGGACACTCCTATGAGCACTCTTATGACTGTACTTGACACATGGGTGAAAGTCGGCAACCGCCTGGAAAGAAATGAAGCCTTGATGGTTTTGTTCCATCTGAGGAAGCAGAG from Setaria italica strain Yugu1 chromosome II, Setaria_italica_v2.0, whole genome shotgun sequence encodes the following:
- the LOC101767918 gene encoding pentatricopeptide repeat-containing protein At1g80270, mitochondrial, which produces MLKTALVRLLRDGGLRQSSQVLPAGYSEAVVPLIRRFCSLPIASLTCSKVDGASSYQDAADQPHNNSDHGSEPSHATNAARKQVKNHTLKKKYGPSKRGRRGKKLPGRDGPSQENHHHEMRLPSRDGPFQENRHHQMRWRGRDGPSQKGHHHENKLPDTTFQPYLFQIVLDTPTSLLMAVLDTWVKAGNCLERSKVSMVLFHLRKQRLYSKALKFMDWIERRKLLDFEECDYASHLDLIARNHGFEAAQKYIERVPEPFRNEVLYETLLVNCVCQDDVQKAQQVFNEIRELSLPLTVSACNQMILLYKRVARGKVADILMLMEKENIKFSRFTYKLLIDLKGQSNDILGMESVLNTMKDNGLEPDFATQTMVAKFYISGGLTEKAEEVIRAMEVYVKDNREATRSLLDLYAILGRPDDVQRIWNSYTTPKLEDFLAAIEAWSKLGRIEQAEETFEALVKTSPKLTSKYFNAMLNVYAEHKLLSKGKEFIEWMFLEGCPSSPLTWDAIVKLYANSGELAKADSFLVNVTEENPDRHPLFRSYITLLSAYAKKGDIHNSEKIFDRLKQIRYPGRTPPYNLLLAAYASAKVTPYGFRERMKADNVRPTKTDIECLRRLDNLQITRLLE